DNA from Microbacterium sp. SORGH_AS_0969:
GCGACGAAGACGGCGAACATGATGACGGCGGCGGCGACGACCACGCGAGCCGAGCCCACGAACCCACTGCGGACGGCACCGAGCGCGACCTCGCGCGGCGTGCGACCCTCGCGGTTCGCGTGGACGTAGTCCTCTCTCATGCGCGAGACGAGGAACACCTGGTAGTCCATCGCGAGGCCGAAGAGCACGCCCATCACGACGATCGGCATGAAGCTGATGATCGGGCCGACCTTCGCGACGTGCAGGGCGTCGGCGAACCAGCCCCACTCGAAGACCGCGGCGACCACGCCGAACGACGCGGCGACCGAGAGCAGGTATCCGCCCGCGGCGGTCAGGGGAACCCAGATCGAGCGGAAGACGATCATCAGCAGGATCAGCGAGAGGCCGACGACGAAGATCCCGAACGGGAGGAGGGCGGCGCCGAGCTGATCGGAGATGTCGATCGTGACCGCGGTGTAGCCGGTGACGAGAAGGCGCACGCCGAACTCGTCGTACAGCCGCTGCTCCTGCGAGCGCAGCTCGCGCACGAGATCGGCGGTGCGCGGATCGTCGGGGGCCGTCTCGGGGATGATCTGGACGATCCCGGTGTCGGCGGTCTGGTTCGGGGTGGCGAGGGCGACCTCGGCGACGCCGGGGATCTTGGCGATCTCGTCGCCGATGTCCTTCATGAGGTTGAGCGGATCGTTCGAGGTCACGATCGTCCCGGTCATGATCAGCGGGCCGTTGGCGCCGGGACCGAAGTACTCGTCGGTCAGCTCGTACGCGACGCGCGCGGGGTTGCCCGGGGGCAGCTGCCCGGCATTGGGCAAAGTGAGGGCGAGGCTCGTGGCGGGGATCGCGGTGATTCCGAGCAGGCCGATGACCGCCACGGTGGTGACCAGGGGATGCCGGGTGACCAGGCCCACCCAGCGACGGGCCGGGCCGTTGCGCTGGGCGCGGATGGCCGCGGTCTCCGCCTTCTTCTCGCGCTCGGCAGCGTCCGCCGCAGCGGCCGCAGCGGCCGCGGCGACCGTGGCGTCGTCGGCGGGCCCGGTGGCCGCGCGGGCACGGCGGGAGGGCTTCTTCGGCCTCTTGAAGCCCCACCCGACCACGCGGTGCCCGGCGAAGCCGAGGAAGGCCGGGGTGAGCGTGAGCCCGACGCACACGGCGATGGCCACGGCGACGGATGCCGCGATGCCCATCGTGGTCAGGAACGGGATGTTCGCGAAGCCCAGACCGATGAGGGCGATGAGGACCGTGATCCCGGCGAACACGACGGCCGAGCCGGCGGTGCCGACCGCGCGGGCGGTCGACTCCTCGGGGTCCATCCCCGCCCGTGTCTGGTCTTGATGTCGCGACACGATGAACAGCGCGTAGTCGATGCCGACCGCGAGCCCCAGCATGACCGCCAGCAACGGGGTGGTCGACGAGACGGTCGCGAAACCTGTCGCGATGAAGATCAGAGCCACCGAGAGGGCGACGCCGAGCAGGGCGGTGGCCAGCGGCATCCCGGCCACGAGGAACGAACGGAACGTCACCATCAGCACGAGGGCGGCGATCACGACGCCCAGGGCCTCGGTGAGGGATGCTCCGGGGATCTCGGTGGCGAAGAGCTGTCCGCCGAGGATGGCCTGCGCGCCGGACGGGAGCGCGGAGCCGAGCGCCGTCGTCGCCTCGTGCAGAGCGTCCTCCGTCGCCTGAGGGACGGAGGACGCCTCGCCCGCGAACTGGATGCGCACGATCGCGGCGCGGTTGTCGTCGGCGATGCTGCCGGAGATGTTCGCGTCGTAGGGGTCGGTGACGGCCTCGACGAAGTCGAGCGTGCCGATGTCGGTGGTCGTCTTCTGGATGGCGTCCTGGTACGCCTGATCGCGCACGCTCGCGCCGTCGGCCGCGACGACGATGATCTCGGCGCTGGCCCCGCTGACCTGGGGGAAGGTGCGGTCGAGCATCTCGAGACCGGCCTGCGACTCGGTGCCGGGGATGGCGAAGGTGTTGTCGGTTCCCTTGGCGAGGAGAGCGACGCCGCCGCCCGCGAGCACGAGGATGAGCAGCCACGCGCTCAGGACCCGCCACGGGTGACGGAACGACCAGCGGCCCAGGGTGTACAGGAAAGTTGACACGGTGGCGGCTCCCACGATCGGCGGACAGTCGATACATCACCGTATCGGATACAACAATGTATCGTAGTCGCGGGGAGAGGACTCGAACCTGAGTCTCGGGTGTGAGCAGGAGGATGTGGATGACGGATACGGCACCGGCGCCGTCGCGTCGACGGGAGAACACGCGCACGCGTCTCATGGATGCCGCGGCCGAGATGTTCGCGGAAGTCGGCATCGAGGCCGCCTCGGTCGAGGCGATCTGCGAGCGAGCGGGATTCACGCGCGGTGCCTTCTACTCGAACTTCGCCTCGAAGGAGGAACTGTTCCTCGCGCTGTGCGCGCGCTCCGCCGAGACGACCATCGCGTCGGTCCGCGCGCGCGTGACCTCGATCGAGGATCGGGGGCTGAACGGGGCGGG
Protein-coding regions in this window:
- a CDS encoding MMPL family transporter — translated: MSTFLYTLGRWSFRHPWRVLSAWLLILVLAGGGVALLAKGTDNTFAIPGTESQAGLEMLDRTFPQVSGASAEIIVVAADGASVRDQAYQDAIQKTTTDIGTLDFVEAVTDPYDANISGSIADDNRAAIVRIQFAGEASSVPQATEDALHEATTALGSALPSGAQAILGGQLFATEIPGASLTEALGVVIAALVLMVTFRSFLVAGMPLATALLGVALSVALIFIATGFATVSSTTPLLAVMLGLAVGIDYALFIVSRHQDQTRAGMDPEESTARAVGTAGSAVVFAGITVLIALIGLGFANIPFLTTMGIAASVAVAIAVCVGLTLTPAFLGFAGHRVVGWGFKRPKKPSRRARAATGPADDATVAAAAAAAAADAAEREKKAETAAIRAQRNGPARRWVGLVTRHPLVTTVAVIGLLGITAIPATSLALTLPNAGQLPPGNPARVAYELTDEYFGPGANGPLIMTGTIVTSNDPLNLMKDIGDEIAKIPGVAEVALATPNQTADTGIVQIIPETAPDDPRTADLVRELRSQEQRLYDEFGVRLLVTGYTAVTIDISDQLGAALLPFGIFVVGLSLILLMIVFRSIWVPLTAAGGYLLSVAASFGVVAAVFEWGWFADALHVAKVGPIISFMPIVVMGVLFGLAMDYQVFLVSRMREDYVHANREGRTPREVALGAVRSGFVGSARVVVAAAVIMFAVFVAFVPEGDSSLKPIALGLAVGVAVDAFLVRMTLVPAVLALLGDKAWWMPRWLDRLLPKLDVEGEAVEREVRLADWPSEPAIAVAADELTAVGSSDADQPVFRDISLRLGYGGTLLVTGESRMTRTLLLALSGRLAGIEGRLRVDGLLVPERAGAVRARVGVALLDDTADAARTVADAVGRGTRIVVVSDVDRLDDDARDEVAHVLRRAATEARERSGDASSPFTLIVSARDERRALALLSEALRPDVASLALPTPRGHRTEPETFADLSEVFA